The genomic window GACCCGCTCGGCGACCGACTGCGCGCTGGTCGACACCGCGACCCAGCCGTCGGTGGTGCGATAGGTGTTGCGCGGCGCGTTGTTCGACGATCGGTTGCCCATCCGCGGTTGCACTTCGCCGAGTTGGTCGTAGGCGAGGATGTGCGGTCCGAGTAGGGTCAGGATGGGCTCGATGATGGCCAGATCGATCTGCTGGCCGTGCCCGTCGCGGTCGCGGGCGCGCAGTGCGGTGAGGACGGCGAAGGCGGTGGTCAGGCCGGTGATGCCGTCGGCTAGCCCGAACGGCGGCAGTGTCGGCGGCCCATCGGGTTCGCCGGTGACGGCGGCGAATCCGCTCATCGCCTCGGCGAGTGTGCCGAATCCTGGCCGCCGCGCGTAGGGACCGAACTGGCCGAAGCCGGTGACCCGCGCGAGCACCACGCGTGGATTCAGTTCGCGCAGTTGGTCATAGCCGAGGCCCCAGCGTTCCAAGGTGCCCGGGCGGAAGTTCTCGATCACCACGTCGGCGTCGGCGACCATGCGCCGGAAGATGTCTTGCCCCGCGGGCGAACCCAGATACAGCGTGATCGACTTCTTGCCGCGGCCGAGCAACTTCCACCAGAGCCCGACGCCGTCGCGCTGTGCACCATGGCTGCGTACCGGGTCGCCGTTCGGGTGCTCGATCTTGATCACCTCGGCGCCGAAATCGGCCAGCATGGTGGCCGCCAGCGGACCGGCGAACAGCGTCGCCACGTCGAGCACCCGGATTCCGGACAAGGGTTGCGCCGTCGTCTCGTTCATTGCCCCAGCTCCCTCGCACAGCGCCGCCCAAACCGTTGACTGTTTCTCTATGGGAAACGAGTTGGCGTCGCAGCAACGTTGACTACCTGCGCATGGTACTGCCATGATCGTCGGAAGTGTAATAGTGTTTCGCATAAGGAAACTCAACTATGGCTACGACCGACCTGTTGATCCGGAACGCCCGCGTCGTGCGCCCGAGCGACCCGCCCGCCGACAACCCGGAACCACTCGACATCACCGTGGCGGATGGCACCATTACCGGTATCGGCCCGAAACTCGCTGCCGCACCGGGCATCCGGACGGTAGACGCCGACGGTCTGCTCGCCTTCCCCGGTGTGGTCGACGCGCACCAGCATTGGGGCATCTACCGTGATCTCGCCGACGACACCGCGAGCGAGAGCCGCGCCTGCGCGCAGGGCGGCGTGACCAGCTCACTCAACTATCTGCGGACCGGCCGCTACTACCTGAACAAGGGTGGCCCCTACCGGGAGTTCGTGCCGGAGGTGCTCGACCGCATGGCCGGGCGCTCCTACGTCGACTACGGCCTGCACCTCGCACCGATGACACGTGAGCACATCACCGAAATACCCAGCCTCATCGAGGATTACGGGATCACCTCGTTCAAGATCTTCATGTTCTACGGTGGTCACGGCCTGCACGGCCGGGCCACCGACCAGTCCGACTTCCTGATGATCCCGCCGG from Nocardia iowensis includes these protein-coding regions:
- a CDS encoding CaiB/BaiF CoA transferase family protein encodes the protein MNETTAQPLSGIRVLDVATLFAGPLAATMLADFGAEVIKIEHPNGDPVRSHGAQRDGVGLWWKLLGRGKKSITLYLGSPAGQDIFRRMVADADVVIENFRPGTLERWGLGYDQLRELNPRVVLARVTGFGQFGPYARRPGFGTLAEAMSGFAAVTGEPDGPPTLPPFGLADGITGLTTAFAVLTALRARDRDGHGQQIDLAIIEPILTLLGPHILAYDQLGEVQPRMGNRSSNNAPRNTYRTTDGWVAVSTSAQSVAERVMRLVGRADLIEQPWFGSGAERAAHADELDAAVGAWIGQRGTREVVWAFEKAEAAVAPIYTAADVLADPQFDALGSIATLADPELGPIRMQNILFRLSATPGGIRWTGPPLGAHTAEVLANYGIDAARLVELRHSGVIR